A region of Myxococcus stipitatus DSM 14675 DNA encodes the following proteins:
- a CDS encoding GNAT family N-acetyltransferase, whose product MELLRATPAEHPLLRNLYPLYLHDLSEFGVGYRLDAQGQWEPNSLGTWLSPSPEVHPLLLRWEERTVGFAFVAQAPFPYMTPGRDFRMSEFFILRGERGYGLGRRAAIAIFERFQGVWEVSQLPANQSATSFWRKVIREYTQGQFEDTLVDDSPAQVFDNRGRPPLALAPPRR is encoded by the coding sequence TTGGAGCTACTCCGCGCAACCCCAGCCGAGCACCCGCTGCTGCGCAACCTCTACCCGCTCTACCTGCACGACTTGAGTGAGTTCGGGGTCGGCTACCGGCTGGACGCACAGGGGCAGTGGGAGCCCAACTCCCTGGGCACGTGGCTCTCGCCCTCCCCCGAGGTCCACCCGCTGCTCCTGCGCTGGGAGGAGCGCACCGTCGGGTTCGCCTTCGTGGCCCAGGCGCCCTTCCCGTACATGACGCCGGGGCGCGACTTCCGGATGAGCGAGTTCTTCATCCTGCGCGGAGAGCGCGGCTACGGCCTGGGACGGCGCGCGGCCATCGCCATCTTCGAGCGCTTCCAGGGCGTGTGGGAGGTGTCCCAGCTTCCCGCGAACCAGTCGGCCACGTCCTTCTGGCGCAAGGTCATCCGCGAGTACACGCAGGGCCAGTTCGAGGACACGCTCGTGGATGACTCGCCCGCGCAGGTGTTCGACAACCGCGGACGGCCACCGCTGGCCCTGGCGCCCCCGCGCCGGTGA
- a CDS encoding peroxiredoxin produces MLIPLLLTGLLSGATPNVGDTAPDFTVKDTEGKVYILSEMVKQGPVIVAFFPKAFTSGCTKELKAYTARHSEIEKLQGRVLAFSTDDAETLARFKADLKAPFPFIPDPDGKVVESYDVKMPVATISKRYTFVVGEGRKVLKVDSGGDAVDPSSAITSCSQAKPASPFVAPAAAKETPPAPKAPAAEAKSKQ; encoded by the coding sequence ATGCTCATTCCCCTCTTGCTCACAGGTCTGCTCAGCGGTGCCACGCCCAACGTCGGGGACACGGCCCCGGACTTCACGGTGAAGGACACCGAGGGCAAGGTCTACATCCTGTCGGAGATGGTGAAGCAGGGCCCGGTCATCGTCGCCTTCTTCCCCAAGGCCTTCACGAGCGGCTGCACCAAGGAGCTCAAGGCGTACACGGCCCGGCACTCGGAGATCGAGAAGCTCCAGGGCCGGGTGCTGGCCTTCAGCACGGACGACGCGGAGACGCTCGCGCGCTTCAAGGCGGACCTGAAGGCGCCGTTCCCCTTCATCCCGGACCCCGACGGCAAGGTCGTCGAGTCCTACGACGTGAAGATGCCGGTCGCGACGATTTCCAAGCGCTACACCTTCGTCGTCGGCGAGGGCCGCAAGGTCCTCAAGGTGGACTCGGGCGGTGACGCCGTGGACCCCTCGAGCGCCATCACCTCGTGCAGCCAGGCCAAGCCCGCCTCGCCCTTCGTCGCGCCGGCCGCCGCGAAGGAGACGCCGCCCGCTCCGAAGGCGCCCGCCGCCGAGGCGAAGTCCAAGCAGTAG
- a CDS encoding amidohydrolase family protein, translating to MGTVLKGGYVVELEPAVVERVDLRIEGERIVARGPDLETTPDDEVVALSGKLVFPGLVSAHHRLHAILARGMPSVVRETYQDTLEKGLWPYEDALDLDAVQVAGCAGGLEALQCGTTTVCNLHSSPKAVSGSLVRLARGLHEVGVRGVLAYAVSDRSGAVVREEGLEETVGFAQKAQGRFRGQVGAGPGFTLGPDALQGLVEALKATHSGMHLPLAEDPLDERLSTERHGASPVSRLLELGLLSPKCQLAHVGHLDWAELAQVIATGAWMVHTPRANQGLEVGYAPALKFGARATLGADGVSADLFAEAQAAYLRSREAGQPIDVLRYLANGHRMVSQHFGMPVGPMREGALADLLVLDYLPATPLTGENLAWHVVFGLGSRHVEAVMVEGVWRMWARRPLSVNPSVVSEQAREAASAVWARMGEAR from the coding sequence TTGGGAACCGTCCTCAAGGGTGGTTACGTCGTCGAGCTGGAGCCCGCGGTCGTGGAGCGCGTGGACCTTCGCATCGAAGGGGAGCGCATCGTCGCGCGCGGTCCGGATCTGGAGACCACCCCCGACGACGAGGTGGTGGCGCTGTCCGGCAAGCTCGTCTTCCCGGGCCTGGTCAGCGCGCACCACCGCCTGCACGCCATCCTGGCGCGCGGCATGCCGAGCGTGGTGCGGGAGACCTACCAGGACACGCTGGAGAAGGGCCTCTGGCCCTACGAGGACGCGCTGGACCTGGACGCCGTCCAGGTGGCGGGCTGTGCCGGAGGACTCGAGGCGCTTCAGTGCGGCACCACCACGGTGTGCAACCTGCACTCCTCGCCGAAGGCCGTGTCGGGCTCGCTGGTGCGCCTGGCCCGAGGTCTCCACGAGGTGGGCGTGCGAGGCGTGCTCGCCTACGCCGTGTCGGACCGCTCCGGCGCGGTGGTGCGCGAGGAGGGGCTCGAGGAGACGGTGGGCTTCGCGCAGAAGGCGCAGGGACGCTTCCGAGGACAGGTGGGCGCGGGCCCTGGCTTCACGCTGGGGCCGGACGCGCTGCAAGGGCTGGTGGAGGCGCTCAAGGCGACCCACTCCGGCATGCACCTGCCGCTCGCGGAGGACCCGCTGGATGAGCGGCTCTCCACCGAGCGCCATGGCGCCTCGCCCGTGTCGCGGCTGCTGGAGCTGGGCCTGCTGTCGCCCAAGTGCCAGCTGGCGCACGTGGGGCACCTGGACTGGGCGGAGCTGGCGCAGGTGATTGCCACGGGGGCGTGGATGGTCCACACGCCGCGCGCCAACCAGGGCTTGGAGGTGGGCTACGCGCCGGCGCTGAAGTTCGGCGCGCGCGCGACGCTGGGCGCGGATGGCGTGTCCGCGGACCTCTTCGCGGAGGCGCAGGCGGCGTACCTGCGCTCGCGCGAGGCGGGGCAGCCCATCGACGTGCTTCGTTATCTGGCCAACGGTCACCGCATGGTGTCCCAGCACTTCGGGATGCCGGTGGGGCCCATGCGCGAGGGCGCGCTCGCGGACCTGCTGGTGCTCGACTACCTGCCGGCCACGCCGCTCACCGGGGAGAACCTGGCGTGGCACGTGGTGTTCGGCCTGGGCAGCCGGCACGTGGAGGCGGTGATGGTGGAGGGGGTGTGGCGCATGTGGGCACGCCGGCCGCTGTCGGTGAATCCTTCCGTGGTCTCCGAGCAGGCGCGCGAGGCCGCGTCCGCGGTGTGGGCCCGCATGGGCGAGGCTCGGTAA
- a CDS encoding serine/threonine-protein kinase, with product MESGPNTYWVGRYRLSARIATGGMAEVYLGRRFEDDGQRGPAVAVKRLMPHLASDRRVVQMFLNEARITAQVRHPNVVAILELGMEGTEPFIAMELLEGRSFAELRQEAAERGQRVPLGITLRVLVDACRGLDAAHRAVDESGRPLRIVHRDFTPDNIHVGVNGAVKVIDFGIAKAETLGAGTEPGVLKGKFFYMSPEMIAGKPVDHRADLFAAGVMLYEQLCGRRPFTGMTAEEVLGRIAEGRARPPTAFDPSVPAGLELVCLTALQRDPAARFDSLESFIDAIEAIGGPAEVATGEAVAAYVDTLFPPDRDPKRQALRRARMADPSHGGTPPGPRRFDPHAAPHDAMTVPAAWSHIMLPDAGAAPSTRAPTSAPTSSAPAPASAPPRPTDSTPPTRNVSGIGEGGPARGRASRLGRVLLTLLGLGALGAGAAWHFTRPGASPSERLTQAQTADTAAAKVTLLSGLEADPRATAEELSRAAALLMEAGAFPQAVEVAETFTTRFPKNLEAHLLVARAATELNRGKRAERALDEALTLAPKDLRPSLMLADLRERQGDLSGAVAALAKAHAQQPGSSRVAPRYGLLLSRSGRLDEASTVLTAWTREHDDAVSLAELGFVRFRQERVDEAASLLKRAVRKDGRLAVAHYYLGAVLFRQGDSTGAERAYLEADKLAPEDPRALAARCQLHAHGGNTTAVAELKRTLAERFPTQANVLAAECKAGN from the coding sequence TTGGAGTCGGGTCCAAACACGTACTGGGTCGGCCGCTATCGGCTGTCCGCGCGTATCGCGACGGGCGGCATGGCGGAGGTGTACCTGGGACGACGCTTCGAGGATGACGGCCAACGCGGTCCCGCCGTCGCCGTGAAGCGCTTGATGCCGCACCTGGCCTCGGACCGGCGCGTCGTCCAGATGTTCCTCAACGAGGCCCGCATCACCGCCCAGGTGAGGCACCCCAACGTCGTCGCCATCCTCGAGCTGGGCATGGAGGGCACCGAGCCATTCATCGCCATGGAGTTGCTCGAGGGGCGCTCGTTCGCGGAGCTCCGTCAGGAGGCCGCCGAGCGCGGCCAGCGTGTCCCCCTGGGCATCACCCTGCGCGTGCTCGTGGATGCATGCCGGGGGCTCGACGCGGCCCACCGCGCCGTCGACGAGTCGGGCCGCCCGCTGCGCATCGTCCACCGCGACTTCACCCCGGACAACATCCACGTCGGCGTCAACGGCGCGGTGAAGGTCATCGACTTCGGCATCGCCAAGGCGGAGACGCTGGGCGCCGGCACCGAGCCCGGGGTCCTCAAGGGCAAGTTCTTCTACATGTCGCCGGAGATGATCGCCGGCAAGCCGGTGGACCACCGCGCGGACCTCTTCGCCGCGGGCGTCATGTTGTACGAGCAACTCTGTGGCCGCAGGCCCTTCACCGGGATGACCGCCGAGGAGGTCCTCGGCCGCATCGCCGAGGGCCGCGCCCGGCCGCCCACCGCCTTCGACCCCTCCGTCCCCGCCGGGCTGGAGCTGGTCTGCCTCACCGCGCTCCAGCGAGACCCCGCCGCGCGCTTCGACAGCCTCGAGTCCTTCATCGACGCCATCGAGGCCATCGGCGGCCCCGCGGAGGTCGCCACCGGCGAAGCCGTCGCCGCGTACGTGGACACCCTCTTTCCGCCCGACCGGGACCCCAAGCGCCAGGCCCTGCGCCGCGCGCGCATGGCGGACCCGTCTCACGGCGGAACCCCTCCAGGCCCTCGCCGCTTCGACCCCCACGCCGCGCCGCATGACGCCATGACGGTCCCCGCCGCGTGGTCCCACATCATGCTGCCCGACGCGGGCGCGGCCCCGTCCACGAGAGCCCCGACGAGCGCCCCCACCTCCTCGGCCCCCGCGCCCGCGAGTGCCCCCCCGCGTCCCACGGACTCGACACCTCCCACGCGGAACGTGTCCGGCATCGGCGAGGGAGGCCCCGCGCGGGGACGCGCCTCCCGGCTGGGCCGCGTGCTGCTCACGCTGCTCGGACTCGGCGCGCTGGGCGCGGGCGCGGCGTGGCACTTCACGCGCCCGGGGGCCTCTCCCTCGGAGCGGCTGACCCAGGCGCAGACGGCCGACACCGCCGCCGCGAAGGTGACGCTGCTGTCCGGCCTGGAGGCCGACCCGCGCGCCACCGCCGAGGAGCTCTCCCGCGCCGCGGCCCTCTTGATGGAGGCCGGCGCCTTCCCGCAGGCCGTGGAGGTGGCGGAGACCTTCACCACGCGCTTCCCCAAGAACCTGGAGGCCCACCTGCTCGTGGCCCGCGCCGCGACGGAGCTGAACCGGGGCAAGCGGGCGGAGCGCGCCCTCGACGAGGCCCTCACGCTGGCCCCCAAGGACCTGCGCCCCTCGCTGATGCTGGCGGACCTGCGCGAGCGGCAAGGGGACCTGTCCGGCGCCGTGGCCGCGCTGGCGAAGGCGCACGCCCAACAGCCGGGCTCCTCTCGCGTGGCGCCTCGCTATGGCCTGCTGCTGTCGCGCAGTGGCCGGCTGGACGAAGCCTCCACCGTGCTCACCGCCTGGACGCGCGAGCACGACGACGCGGTCAGCCTGGCGGAGCTCGGCTTCGTGCGCTTCCGCCAGGAGCGCGTGGACGAGGCCGCGTCCCTCCTCAAGCGCGCGGTGCGCAAGGATGGCCGGCTGGCCGTCGCGCACTACTACCTGGGGGCCGTCCTCTTCCGACAGGGCGACAGCACGGGCGCCGAGCGCGCCTACCTGGAGGCGGACAAGCTCGCCCCCGAGGACCCTCGGGCCCTGGCCGCGCGCTGTCAGCTCCACGCCCATGGCGGCAACACCACGGCCGTCGCGGAGCTGAAGCGTACGCTGGCGGAACGATTCCCCACTCAAGCCAACGTCCTGGCGGCGGAGTGCAAGGCGGGGAATTAG
- a CDS encoding carbohydrate deacetylase: MGTRALIINADDLGIDPAVSRGVLQAMREGVVSSATLMVNMPHSEAAGREAAGLSLGLHLNLCRGAPVWSDFPKEHLGADGQFTEPRAASLPADVVEAETRAQLARFKALTGQAATHVDVHRHLHLHADVLEGLARVAAAEKLPVRSVDSIMRHTLKTRGVATNTHFLGDTGAEPYWTLDRLESELVTLPGEGIIELMCHPGHRPETLKSSYAAQREVELATFLNPRVREVLERTGIKPVDFRVLSQGA, encoded by the coding sequence ATGGGCACACGCGCCCTCATCATCAACGCCGATGACCTGGGCATCGACCCCGCCGTCAGCCGAGGCGTCCTCCAAGCCATGCGCGAGGGAGTGGTCTCCTCCGCCACCCTCATGGTCAACATGCCCCACTCCGAGGCCGCCGGCCGGGAGGCGGCTGGCCTGTCCCTGGGGCTGCACCTGAACCTGTGCCGGGGCGCCCCCGTGTGGAGCGACTTCCCGAAGGAGCACCTCGGCGCGGACGGCCAGTTCACGGAGCCGCGCGCCGCGAGCCTCCCCGCCGACGTGGTGGAGGCGGAGACCCGCGCCCAGCTCGCGCGCTTCAAGGCGCTGACGGGGCAGGCCGCCACGCACGTGGACGTGCACCGCCACCTCCACCTCCACGCCGACGTGCTCGAGGGGCTGGCGCGGGTGGCGGCGGCGGAGAAGCTGCCGGTGCGCTCGGTCGACTCCATCATGCGCCACACGCTGAAGACCCGGGGCGTGGCCACCAACACGCACTTCCTGGGCGACACGGGCGCGGAGCCGTACTGGACGCTGGACCGGCTGGAGTCGGAGCTGGTGACGCTGCCGGGCGAGGGCATCATCGAGCTGATGTGCCACCCGGGCCACCGCCCCGAGACGCTCAAGAGCAGCTACGCCGCCCAGCGCGAGGTGGAGCTGGCCACCTTCCTCAACCCCCGGGTGCGCGAGGTCCTGGAGCGCACGGGCATCAAGCCCGTCGACTTCCGCGTCCTCTCGCAGGGGGCCTGA
- a CDS encoding hybrid sensor histidine kinase/response regulator: MTLPPDVEEALSCLPQALARVGHDLCVQWFEPDFATKTGMTLHVGTSLLDVLEQGRSLEAVEQAIREGRAHTGHVITRALHQVRVQVKPGREEEAPGAWLVVESSGVDDEGAFSLAVREIARAVGETLEVDTVCAAAVVALVRCAQVRRAEVYLCEEDGAELRRAAVSDLAGGEAPEDTFAPEDDPFRQALALRQAQLGIQRGYGDSLGSIFAAVPLCAPRRTVGLLLLYKEQGSSFSARELELWTAAANQLAVAVENARLLREAKAALQVREEFMSIASHELKTPLTPLKLGLYTMERRLSTGQPLELATVLKSKRQVDRLAGLVDDLLDASRLDAGKLALELAPLEVGQLVAEVVDHFRAAFERPFSVDVPRERVWVRGDRDRLEQVLVNLLENAHKYSPPGEPISVKVERLVGESRIHVQDHGIGIPGADQSQVFQRFYRARNVSHRNFGGLGLGLFISHSIARLHGGALTLASAEGHGSTFTVSLPRMPPHEVKRLPRRVLLLDEDAAQEALAERVLCAEGFDVLTSRAGADALRRATHLPVDLIVLSTSLTHGPAGLFLETFATLPRARPVPILLAGDARPWWAQEGTSLCSRPYVADELVSRVRNVLMQERRRSAGVTPAVGEGAPVGLLPRV; this comes from the coding sequence ATGACGCTTCCCCCTGATGTCGAAGAAGCCCTCTCGTGCCTGCCTCAAGCGCTGGCGCGTGTCGGTCATGACTTATGCGTCCAGTGGTTCGAGCCGGACTTCGCCACGAAGACCGGGATGACCCTGCACGTCGGTACCAGTCTCCTGGACGTGCTGGAGCAGGGCCGGAGCCTGGAGGCGGTGGAGCAGGCCATCCGCGAGGGCCGAGCCCACACCGGACACGTCATCACCCGCGCGCTGCACCAGGTGCGGGTGCAGGTGAAGCCGGGGCGGGAGGAGGAGGCGCCGGGGGCGTGGCTGGTGGTGGAGTCCTCGGGGGTGGATGACGAGGGGGCCTTCTCGTTGGCGGTGCGGGAGATTGCCCGGGCGGTGGGGGAGACGCTGGAGGTGGACACCGTCTGCGCGGCGGCGGTGGTGGCGCTGGTGCGCTGCGCCCAGGTGCGGCGCGCGGAGGTCTACCTCTGCGAGGAGGACGGGGCGGAGTTGCGCCGCGCGGCCGTGTCGGACCTGGCGGGGGGCGAGGCCCCGGAGGACACCTTCGCCCCGGAGGATGATCCCTTCCGGCAGGCGCTGGCCCTGCGGCAGGCGCAGCTGGGCATCCAGCGCGGGTATGGGGACTCGCTGGGCTCCATCTTCGCGGCGGTGCCGTTGTGCGCGCCGCGCCGGACAGTGGGGCTGTTGTTGCTCTACAAGGAGCAGGGCTCGTCCTTCTCCGCGCGGGAGCTGGAGCTGTGGACGGCGGCGGCCAACCAGCTCGCGGTGGCGGTGGAGAACGCCCGGCTCCTGAGGGAGGCGAAGGCGGCGCTCCAGGTGCGCGAGGAGTTCATGTCCATCGCGAGCCACGAGCTGAAGACGCCGCTCACGCCGCTGAAGCTGGGGCTGTACACCATGGAGCGCAGGCTCTCCACGGGGCAGCCATTGGAGCTGGCCACGGTGCTGAAGTCCAAGCGGCAGGTGGACCGTCTCGCGGGGTTGGTGGATGACCTGCTGGACGCGTCGAGGTTGGATGCGGGCAAGCTGGCGCTGGAGCTGGCGCCGCTGGAGGTGGGGCAACTGGTGGCGGAGGTAGTGGACCACTTCCGCGCGGCCTTCGAGCGCCCCTTCTCCGTGGACGTGCCGCGTGAGCGCGTCTGGGTGCGAGGAGACCGGGACCGGCTGGAGCAGGTGCTGGTGAACCTGCTGGAGAACGCGCACAAGTACAGCCCGCCGGGGGAGCCCATCTCCGTGAAGGTGGAGCGGCTGGTGGGCGAGTCGCGCATCCATGTCCAGGACCACGGCATCGGCATCCCCGGCGCGGACCAGTCCCAGGTGTTCCAGCGCTTCTACCGGGCGCGCAACGTGTCGCACCGCAACTTCGGAGGGCTGGGGCTGGGGCTGTTCATCAGCCACTCCATCGCCCGGCTGCATGGCGGGGCGCTGACGCTGGCGAGCGCGGAGGGGCACGGGAGCACCTTCACCGTGAGCCTGCCGCGCATGCCGCCGCACGAGGTGAAGCGGCTGCCCCGCCGGGTGCTGCTGCTGGACGAGGACGCCGCACAGGAGGCCCTGGCGGAGCGGGTGCTGTGCGCGGAGGGGTTCGACGTGCTCACCTCGAGGGCGGGCGCGGACGCGCTGCGCCGGGCCACGCACCTGCCGGTGGACCTCATCGTGCTGTCCACGTCGCTCACGCACGGGCCCGCGGGGCTGTTCCTGGAGACGTTCGCCACGCTCCCGCGCGCCCGGCCGGTGCCCATCCTGCTGGCGGGGGACGCGCGGCCGTGGTGGGCGCAGGAGGGCACGTCGCTGTGCTCGCGGCCGTACGTGGCGGACGAGCTGGTGTCGCGCGTGCGCAACGTGCTGATGCAGGAGCGGCGCAGGAGCGCGGGTGTCACCCCCGCCGTGGGCGAGGGGGCTCCGGTGGGCCTGCTGCCTCGCGTGTGA
- the queF gene encoding preQ(1) synthase yields MPSQPTKELQTFPNPASDRDYEIAFDCPEFTCLCPLTGQPDFARFKITYVPDQSCIELKSLKLYLWAYRNEGAFHEKVTNTIADDIIKAIQPRKLTVVGDWFVRGGIGTIVTVTHEKK; encoded by the coding sequence ATGCCTTCGCAGCCGACCAAGGAACTCCAGACCTTCCCCAACCCGGCGTCAGACCGCGACTACGAAATCGCGTTCGACTGCCCGGAGTTCACCTGCCTCTGCCCGCTCACCGGTCAGCCGGACTTCGCGCGGTTCAAGATTACGTACGTCCCGGACCAGTCCTGCATCGAGCTGAAGAGCCTGAAGCTCTACCTGTGGGCGTACCGCAACGAGGGGGCCTTCCACGAGAAGGTCACCAACACCATCGCGGACGACATCATCAAGGCCATCCAGCCGCGCAAGCTCACGGTGGTGGGCGACTGGTTCGTGCGCGGTGGCATCGGGACCATCGTCACCGTCACGCACGAGAAGAAGTAG
- a CDS encoding serine/threonine-protein kinase, with product MAVVYRGLHEMIQREVAIKELLPEGKRDKETLSRFRRESLALATFRHQNIVTLYDLVEKNDSLFMVMELVDGPTLHTLIREGPLPADVTGVIAARIASALDHAHFRQIIHRDLKPANVMLTKSGDVKLMDFGIAKDVGLEALTQAGMAVGTPSYMSPEQVTGAPLDGRTDIFSLGVLLYEALSGARPFHGKTAGEVFAKIRDGKYTPLNKVAPNVPSPLVRIIQRAMEVKPEDRFPDAAAMRRELDVFLAQEVPVSHAGLLVAFLRHRQKLTDTEAQQLMRPQELDAVVEGFDTSRSRSGGLLKWALAALILASAAGTGLYFTQAQWAPFVQQLTR from the coding sequence ATGGCCGTCGTGTATCGCGGCCTCCACGAGATGATTCAGCGCGAGGTGGCCATCAAGGAGCTGCTGCCGGAGGGCAAGCGGGACAAGGAGACGCTGTCCCGCTTCCGGCGGGAGTCGCTCGCGCTGGCCACCTTCCGTCACCAGAACATCGTCACGCTCTACGACCTGGTGGAGAAGAACGACAGCCTGTTCATGGTGATGGAGCTGGTGGACGGGCCCACGCTGCACACGCTCATCCGCGAGGGGCCGCTGCCCGCGGACGTCACGGGCGTCATCGCCGCGCGCATCGCCAGCGCGCTGGACCACGCGCACTTCCGTCAAATCATCCACCGCGACCTGAAGCCGGCCAACGTCATGCTCACCAAGTCCGGTGACGTGAAGCTGATGGACTTCGGCATCGCCAAGGACGTGGGCCTGGAGGCGCTCACCCAGGCGGGCATGGCGGTGGGCACGCCCTCGTACATGTCGCCGGAGCAGGTGACGGGGGCGCCGCTGGATGGCCGCACCGACATCTTCTCCTTGGGCGTGCTGCTCTACGAGGCCCTCTCCGGCGCGCGCCCCTTCCACGGCAAGACGGCGGGCGAGGTCTTCGCGAAGATTCGCGACGGCAAGTACACGCCGCTCAACAAGGTGGCGCCCAACGTGCCCTCGCCGCTGGTGCGCATCATCCAGCGCGCCATGGAGGTGAAGCCGGAGGACCGCTTCCCGGACGCCGCCGCCATGCGCCGCGAGCTGGACGTCTTCCTGGCGCAGGAGGTCCCGGTGTCCCATGCGGGGCTGCTGGTGGCCTTCCTGCGCCACCGCCAGAAGCTGACGGACACCGAAGCGCAGCAGCTCATGCGGCCCCAGGAACTGGACGCGGTGGTGGAGGGCTTCGACACCTCGCGCTCCCGCTCGGGGGGGCTGCTCAAGTGGGCGCTGGCCGCGCTGATTCTGGCGTCCGCGGCGGGAACCGGCCTTTACTTCACCCAGGCGCAGTGGGCGCCATTCGTGCAACAGCTCACCCGCTAG
- a CDS encoding phospholipase D-like domain-containing protein has translation MRTDAVPPPPSPVPAVASPGPNRPRETEDCTLLNGGTEAFPRMLEALSFARERIHLEVYTFEREGVGARFVDALVAAAKRGVSVKVVVDGWGSIGHSAALTQTLRAAGAKVRVYNPLTSLFLGRAWRNHRKILLVDDTVAFLGGINIGDAYAAQGDVPGWADLAVELRGDICRQLGAKLTAGAAELTSGAVSLLLSGFSGGHRLRKRYLSAIHGAKHTVTLAHAYFLPDTHFVKALTRAARRGVKVSLLLAGRSDVVFARAATMRLYNTFLHAGVSIHEWTDSTLHAKAAVVDGQTLLVGSFNLDPLSLVNLETLVEVQEPRVAEQAVLWLDRHIARSRQVLGEHCTRSPFQRWMLDVVGLAVARFAERFASFMGRRRKR, from the coding sequence ATGCGCACCGATGCCGTCCCGCCTCCGCCGTCGCCCGTGCCCGCCGTCGCCTCCCCGGGCCCGAACCGGCCGAGGGAGACGGAGGACTGCACGCTGCTCAATGGCGGCACGGAGGCGTTCCCCCGGATGCTGGAGGCCCTCTCCTTCGCCCGGGAGCGCATCCACCTGGAGGTCTACACCTTCGAGCGCGAGGGCGTGGGCGCGCGCTTCGTCGACGCGCTGGTGGCCGCGGCGAAGCGGGGCGTGTCGGTGAAGGTGGTGGTGGATGGCTGGGGCAGCATCGGCCACAGCGCCGCGCTGACCCAGACGCTGCGGGCCGCGGGCGCGAAGGTGCGCGTGTACAACCCGCTCACGTCGCTGTTCCTGGGCCGCGCGTGGAGGAACCACCGCAAGATCCTCCTCGTCGACGACACGGTGGCGTTCCTGGGTGGCATCAACATCGGGGATGCGTACGCGGCGCAAGGAGATGTGCCCGGGTGGGCGGACCTGGCGGTGGAGCTGCGGGGCGACATCTGCCGGCAGCTCGGCGCGAAGCTGACGGCGGGCGCGGCGGAGCTGACGTCCGGCGCGGTGAGCCTGCTCCTGTCCGGCTTCAGCGGCGGCCACCGGCTGCGCAAGCGCTACCTGTCCGCCATCCACGGGGCGAAGCACACGGTGACGCTCGCCCACGCGTACTTCCTGCCGGACACCCACTTCGTGAAGGCGCTCACGCGCGCGGCGCGCCGGGGCGTGAAGGTGTCGCTCCTGCTCGCGGGCCGCAGCGACGTGGTGTTCGCCCGCGCCGCGACGATGCGCCTGTACAACACCTTCCTCCACGCGGGGGTGAGCATCCACGAGTGGACGGACTCCACCCTGCACGCCAAGGCGGCCGTGGTGGACGGACAGACGCTGCTGGTGGGCAGCTTCAACCTGGACCCGCTCTCGCTGGTGAACCTGGAGACGCTGGTGGAGGTCCAGGAGCCGCGCGTCGCCGAGCAGGCCGTCCTCTGGCTGGACCGGCACATCGCCCGCTCCCGCCAGGTGCTGGGCGAGCACTGCACGCGCTCCCCCTTCCAGCGGTGGATGCTGGATGTCGTCGGGCTGGCGGTGGCCCGCTTCGCCGAGCGCTTCGCCAGCTTCATGGGCCGACGCCGCAAACGTTGA